The sequence below is a genomic window from Manduca sexta isolate Smith_Timp_Sample1 unplaced genomic scaffold, JHU_Msex_v1.0 HiC_scaffold_2222, whole genome shotgun sequence.
GCTTTTATCCCTTGTCAAGGGCAGGCAGAAGTGTAAAACATTCACATTCCTCCTGCTATGGGCACGTTAGGCACGCTAGGCAGGCTAGGCACGCCCTGTCACATCTTGGGACGAATTTAAGCTCGATGAAACTTGCACGCACTATACGCTATGCCCTAACACTTTTGGGataaaaatacgaataaatacTTTATGTGATGGTATGTTAAAATTGTCACAATATTTAGTTATAGGTACCATTACTGTGTTACAATTTgatagaatacatttttaactgtataaaaaattgtaaaaaaacctGAGTTCTTGACAAATATCTTCAAATAATTCTGAAAAGGCGTGTGCGGATTCTCTTTCTTTTTTAGAAACATCTTTTCTGTCGCCCAATGTTTTCCAATACTCCAATTCATCTTCAATGGTTAAtatcactataaaaaaaaaaagagtcggtaaaacaaaatatgagcttaataatatattttgatataaatatagctCATTTAATGTTGCATAAAATAGTAGCAAAACAAAGACTAAACTCGCGTAACATTAAGTTAAACTCTACGAGTAGAGTTCGACTTGTCTTCAATTGATTGGgtgatatattaaaaatatccataCCATTCGTGTTGTTGGGTCCTTTACCAtaagacaacaattttaaaaccGACTCCAAATCAGACAGatgtttttgtagtttattagaATGCACGTCGTCATCCTAAAATAAGAGGTAAATGTATAAATACTACTGCACAGATGACACAGAGTCTTTATTTATGACTCATTTATTACCTTAACAAGCAAAGGAGTATAGACAGTCCTTAAAATCTGATATAATGATTCAGGTGCATTACTtgataaagttataatatttacgtcTTTTACGAAATCATCGTGTGTGAGTGCTATAGccgatgttttataaaatattacagattttatttcatttttttgtatctgAAAATGAACAGAAATCAATtacgtaattaatttgttttactacaaATTGAGCAAAATAGGGACACCTCTAAGCTACGCGTCTGCAACATAGCAGGAGTTTTGGGGTCACGCGGCAAAGTTAAACCATATAAAAAAGGCATGCACGACTGCCGTGTTGCAACCGCGATGCGGTCGCGCGGCACTAAGCTGCAAATTCAGCTCTTTTACTTTAACATTGGTTTTGTTCTAgttatttttatggatttataAAGGAGCGTAGCTACGGCACTGCAGCCTATAGGCTAATTTTACCCAACGTTTGTGATTCCTTCAAAACATACACCAGTAGATACATAGTTAATAAGTTACTTACTTCATTATACAAATGTAATTCATTATCAGCAATGAAACCTTGAATCAAGAGTGATTgagaattgtttaaaaaatcagataataCATATTCGTGTTGAACGTGTAACTTTAAATCTGTGTGGTTGAAACTGCGTTCtggaaattatacaaaatattattttcattctgaatattccaataaataattcacataaGTGTAAATATCTACAAATATTCATATTGATGAGAGTTAATAACCAGCATCAttcatattaagtaaataaaaatcatttaaattttcgGTACCTAATGCAATTATTCTATCTATCGttgattacttattataatagtgAACCTATTTTGCTGAAGAGGAAAGATTACGCCGCGAGAACACGCCACTAATTCACATCAGACTAGTATTATGTGGAATGATTGCTAATGATTCCCACTCTTTAAAGGAAAAATGAGCTATACCTAGTTCATACTGTGCAAGGAAATATAGGTACGTACTtaacaaacacataaaaatcGATCTTACCCACTGTTGATATAATAAAGTCTTTCAAGCGAATCATCATTTAACACGTAAGTGTTTTGTGCTTCAtcacaaataaatcaaatctaACACAAGTACTGACGATACTTATTATGtgctataaataaactaaagtgAATTGATATTCATTTGATaacaatattgaataataacattgaaatcatttagtgacataaaaataaagtgcaCCAAAGAGTATATAGTCACTACGTTACAATGTGCGCTTAGTTATTGTTTGGGATTTAGTAACCATAGAAACAGCGACTATTACGACAAAATATTATGGTGGCTATAAAGTGGCTTTTCTGATGTGCGTTTGCTTGTAggtatgacgtcacacataattaaaaataaaataaaataaaaataaaatactttatttatcacgtaggcgaacaaagttgcacttatgatacgtcaaaacaaagaataagaataattattatttctaaactattaaaattacttatataactatggagattttaaattagggataaagtttatacaaaagacaaggtacaaaccgaagtaaccagctcgggctggcaagtagggggaaatagaagggtaacgcgccgcgatcctcaccggcgaggacatgagccctaacctagctaacctaccagccttcactagctacctaagtgatgactacccgaagaagaaaggcagaaagaaactccgggctttcttttttgtcatcaattattcagtacttcttttgtatttttttccaagtctttcttgtacatagtcacaatagttatataagctaatgcacgcacatcaccgttataTTATAAGTAGTATACTTCATAATATACACTTGTTAAAACTACTTGCATTTACTAGGTGTATCGGGTGTCTATTTCTTGCGGTGCACAATAGTGTGTGTGCATTCTTGTGTTACCTATGGCTCGAAAAACCATTGTCGCCAGTGTAGGTTTTTACTGagcattatgatttttaaaacctAAGTTTGCAGTGTCTATCTTACAGTAAGTAATAAGCACAAAGAATGGgttagtttcctatgtttggtttagtttattagtttaaattatggAGGGTAGAGGTAAGGAGCACCGTCTCAGTGTATCAAAAACTGTCCATCAAAACAGGGAAAATAAGGGTGGCGCTGCGATCGcatagtataaaattttaatgaaaaaattgaatgaagaatttcatgttaattatttaaataattgcgtAAACagaatcattatttatatttacatttgcaaCAAGTGTCAAAGCGTTTTGtgcaaaatttgaaataattactttatgtaaagagtataaatatttaaacttattgaaTATACATTGGTAGAAAGGTTTATTGACTACTTGACTCATGAAAAGgtttaatttgttcatttggCTTACTTCACTCACTATTAAAGCAAGCACATTCGTATCGTAGTTTTTCGTACGCCAGCGCTATTGTGGTAGGTAAGTACTTGAAACTCTATTTTCAGCAAATCCTGGACACTTTTTCGAGTTCCCCTCCATATCAGACGGTGCTCCTTACCTCTACCCTCCATAGTTTACATGTAACAAAAcgtaatatgaaaaagaaattcttctgtgaaattagcatcaaaattggttgaaaaataaagcaattatttatatacgaaatattgttgtgagcaaaagtggggtGTGGTGGGAATAACGCGCTGTCCTTTCCTCACTCACGCAATTTTATGGCCGGTGGCACtaggtgacgtcacatttcaatattactgtaatttgacagcttccctttccaccaaatttcatacGTATACGCGCTTTTCGTCGGATTCGACTTGGTACGTTAATATTTAAAGTCACTGTAGTCTAAATTACCAGTAATaaggttaaatatattttgcaaaaatacTAGATCGATCATTTTTCTCCGTGTGGTTAAAGCATTTACTTTGCAGTGTTTCAgtcagttaaatatttattaatttacaatatactaatagttatatatattatatagcatCCTGATATATTGTAAATCTCTGGTAACATTCCATCTGTCAAATTACTTCGATGAAGTTAAAAAATTGGCTTTAAAAAATTTGGTAACAAGTTAGGCCGTAGAAAACAATCCACAAAAATCTACCTGGACTCGCTTGTGAGTTACCTATTTCATactagtatatttaataaatgtgtaaaaacTAACATTGAAtaattgttgaattttttttaccaataatgtAAGGAAACATAGACTAATTATCTAGAGCGGGAGTCACTAAACACGTATACATCTTTTATAGACCGCTAGTAACTATACGAGCTCACTTTCaggttatattctctttgactCACTTACTCTAGCCCGGTCGGCTGCACACTGCGTGGCGATTATTTGCATTTATTCATTTagacaaataattaaatctaaatcaCTATGAGGCAATAAACTAaccatgaaaaatatttttatacattttaaggTTTCCCGCAGATTTAGGTTGTCAAAGTACGAACcgcttttatttttcatcataaaattttaagctTAGCGTCCATTGTCATGTATAACCGGCTCGCAATGATGCGGCGCGCGCAGCGACTCACTCAGCTCGGCCCCACTGCCATGCCTCCGTAATGGATGTAGGTACTTACTTCTATACAAAATCCGTCGGGTACTAACTAcatttgaaaaattaaacattggaTTATACAATTCGCGAGTTACATGATGTGATACTTTTCGCCTGATGTCCCGTTCAGCGTGCGTGATTTATGTTCAGTAGACAAACTTTAaactttctataaaaatatttttatccgctAGGTTAGGTTTAAGTGGTAACACTGGGGTCTGCCGCTGGGCGCTGTCGCCTACAGCCTGTCATTTGTAAATGTCAATTACATTTGATTGCTGTCAATTGTCAAGCGTCTTTTATTTTCCATCACATTGTtgagttctataaaaataaataggaagATAAATTAACGTTATAGAATTTATGCAATTTGCTAGTTTGATAGTAAATCACATCAAGATGTTTCGCCCCCGGATTACATGTTCAGTAAGTACCATAATGAAAGAAGcgcaaagattttttaaaaaatgttgaaaacctgtggtaataattttacaattgtgttattatataattacagaagtattagaaataattttcatagCATAACGTACGGATCATCGTATCTTTATTAATGGACAATCATTTAGATAtggtgttaaataatataaccatGGGATATTCAtttctattgtaatattatgttataatatttatatttcctagCTAAAGAAGTACCTATTTTGTTGGGTGGTTAATTgtttttcctattttttattacatattcatTGGGAAATATTATGCTATGAAGTTAATTCTTTGagttaaattactttttggatATGGCATTTTTATATGCAAGAAGAAGGATGCATAGCCGcctataaaactaaattcaaaCGAGGAGGGGAATTATTTATGTCTTTGAAAACCTCATTCACCATTAAACTCTTATCATGCTGTAGACATGTTTGTCTGACATTGGTGGATCTACTTTGAGGACATCATTTTTtacatgtaaatttatttaacttgctCATATGTTAATATCTTCTTTGATctgaataaaaactatttttcagactATCAATGTGCTAAGGACACTGCAAAGTGTAGGGTGCTATAGCAACACAGCGGGACAGTGGACACCACCTACATGGAAATTCCTCTTTATGATGTAGACAAACCTCAAACCCTTGAGAAGCGTAAGGCAAGGTTAGAAATAATTTGCTTATAATTACATACTATAAGGGTTACAGGATTGTATggcattaatattaatatctaaggagtGATATACAAGATGAAATTTGGATCATATTCATTTACTGATTTTAGGAAAATTAAATATGGGGATACTTCCCTTCCTTAAATTgcttattttctaaaatcaataCTCAATGATTACATTAACAAACcaagtaaagtaattttaatgtaaaatatggcaatagcttaaaaataaactcagtatattatttaaaaaaaatatttaaattatgtcaaATATATGTGGGTTCCGCTGGATTGGGATTTATGGCTATGTAACCATAGGTTCACCAGTTATTATTAcataagacaaaatataatCTTGATATGCAGCTTCTAGTAAGTTGAAATGCTGCATATCCTAAAATTCTATTAGttgtaagttaataaaaaataatatgtacatgcATGGAACATGTAcctattatttattctaaattatataacttCTCCCTCTCTTGAACTTTTGCCATGCCCAACAGGTCCATGATTAAGTCATGTGTCTATTAAAATGTagtgtcttttgtataaaataattgtagagtacaataaactttgaataCGAATGGGACAGCCACAGGTGTCTTGATGCACTAAGACATCGGTTAGAATTGTCCCTGTGTGATTCTGTATTGCAGCCTTTTTCTTAATGAGGGTGGCTATCTAGTTAACCGATGTAGGAACTAATACACTGTATCTATACCATATGTATATTTGGCATATAAAATTGTCCCCTTTAATCAAGGTACCTCAGATTGTTAGTTATTAGCACACAGTCCCCACTGCGCCGACGATTGACCCCTGGTCACTACTTTATTGAATGacgttaattaatataatattatcattttttacatacaattatatCCATTATAATACATGTGAAAGGTTAAAGTATGACTTCAAAGAGtatagtaagtaaaataaattagaccCATTGTTAGGGCAtgctaaacaataatattgtatatactaCATAGGTATCACAAATCTATCAATACAAGAATCCACTTGTTTTAATTCCATCCATTTATATCCATAAGCGCAAAATGTTACTtcttatttttaacttattacatattataaaacaaagtcctcgcCGCTATATCTGTCCGTTTATTTGAATGCATTAACTAACTTACTGAACAGATTCCTATAAAATTCCGcatggatatagtttgagaccctgggcaGGATGTAGGTCATATTTGTTACTTGTAATCCCAAAAAATGTACTGTGCAATTTTTATTCGGGAAATAAGTCACACTGAAAAAGTTATGAGctaatgaataaaatgaataactGAAAATTAACCATATTTCATCATTTTATcgtaatattcttattaaaccttcctaaggattatttttattttattattatgactgcctcggtagcgtagttatTATTGTACACgatacgagtacaactaccaccctgaggtcctgagttcgaaaaAATTGTGgatgggtttttccatcttaaaaaattactcagtcgcagctcggagtcagaaagttaGCCGTGAGATAACCCGGTGCCTCGAAAAGCACatgaagccgttggtcctgcacttGTTCCCTCTCAGTcatgttctatgttgaggggGTCCTTTGCCGCACTTACTGTAGCAAGTCCGACCGTTGTGCGTGTAAAAATCTCTCCGgacatgtcggattgccgtttcaTCGGACTgcgagtgaaggaacagagattgGACCTGTGTATCACGCACACTTGTTCACTATAATATTGTACCTTCGATAAGACAAGAGCACTATTGGATGCGCGTGGCCAATGCCGCAACTGACTGAAATTTTGACGCtccaatacattttaaaaaacgCACTAATGTGATAAAGGTAGTATAGTCCTCTTGCGAAATAAAACTGAACTTGGTGGCTGACTTTGTTCCTCCAAATAAAAGGATGTTTTAAGGCTCATTTGCATattcattttaagaatttttaacaAATGTGCCCTCGTCTCACCGAAGGTACGATATGTCCTGCGTATTTGGCTGATCTCCggtgagattggccgccgttgCCGACATTCGgttagaaagaaaagaaaacaatcaattttattttatgttttcagacTTCATTACCAATCGCGCAAAAGGGGAATGTTAGAAAATGATCTGTTGCTGAGCACTTTTGCCAAGAAATATTTAGATGATTTCTCTGAGGAGCAGACTATGATGTATGACCGCCTCATTAACTCACCAAGTAACGACTGGGACATCTTCTACTGGATCGTTGAGAAAAAACCAACTCCCAAAGAGTTTGATAATGAAATTATGAACCTCTTAAAGAGACATGCCAAGAATGAAGAAAGAACAGCTCTACGTCAACCTGACCTACACTAAAGTTCAATAACGATCGCGCCTGTAGTGTCTTAGTTTAGATAGCAGTATTTGCAATGCATGTTTCGAagtattagatatattataataaattaattgtttagtcACTTTATCAACAAATATTGTATATCTGTGAAGTTGTTAGATGTACATACATTAATGTATTCGGGATAGTTTTgatatcaacattttatttaagttacttCTTAACTCGTTATTTCTGTTTAGATTATCACTTAACGATTTATAGTATTGGACTTTTTGTAGatgtaggaaaataaaaatattggtaaattgTTAGTGGTGgccaaataaaacagttatgtaaagtaaaagaatgaatattattttagttgtaccaacttataatattatttgaaatatatttctttcttcAAATGAAGAATATCATTCAGAATAATTGGTAATGTAAATTGGTGTCGTGCGTAAATAAGCATTTATTTGCCAAGGTATTAACATATTCATTTAAATGTGTATGAGCATCCATAGCTCGGTGACCTAATACAGGCATTTCGCTCGACCCCGCGCCGCTGTGGCAAGGAGCTGCGCGATCAAACGTCGTTTGGAACGGCTCGCTCGCATTAGTGCGCACATCGACTCCTATCca
It includes:
- the LOC115445823 gene encoding succinate dehydrogenase assembly factor 2-A, mitochondrial — its product is MEIPLYDVDKPQTLEKRKARLHYQSRKRGMLENDLLLSTFAKKYLDDFSEEQTMMYDRLINSPSNDWDIFYWIVEKKPTPKEFDNEIMNLLKRHAKNEERTALRQPDLH
- the LOC119192005 gene encoding uncharacterized protein LOC119192005, translating into MMIRLKDFIISTVERSFNHTDLKLHVQHEYVLSDFLNNSQSLLIQGFIADNELHLYNEIQKNEIKSVIFYKTSAIALTHDDFVKDVNIITLSSNAPESLYQILRTVYTPLLVKDDDVHSNKLQKHLSDLESVLKLLSYGKGPNNTNVILTIEDELEYWKTLGDRKDVSKKERESAHAFSELFEDICQELRFFYNFLYS